The following are from one region of the Amia ocellicauda isolate fAmiCal2 chromosome 1, fAmiCal2.hap1, whole genome shotgun sequence genome:
- the fdft1 gene encoding squalene synthase isoform X1, translated as MAGPCCKSTGPLSVFKRTLSVPPRSPAPAARRLLSGGRRGKRGAQEGWWAVRPSALKTPGSYRHPASLCFSCQESMTDTLRTCYVYLNQTSRSFAAVIQALDGELRHAVCIFYLVLRALDTVEDDMTIPLARKVPLLQGFHSFLYQEDWCFTESHEKDRQVLEDFPTISLEFRNLGQEYRDVISDICQRMGLGMAEFLEKKVGSMAEWDKYCHYVAGLVGIGLSRLFSASQLEDPEVGAATELANSMGLFLQKTNIIRDYLEDQKEGRTFWPQEAWSQFAARLEDLAEPRFLDSALSCLNLLVTDALRHVPDVISYLSRLRNQSVFNFCAIPQVMAIATLSACYNNPQVFQGVVKIRKGQAVTLMMQATSMGAVQTIISQYSQEIQQKVSPVDPSREKTLQILESIREKSVCREPLPCRVVHLSPVCLSAAMLLAALSWQYLSASAGPSAGASDVQGH; from the exons ATGGCCGGTCCCTGCTGCAAGAGCACCGGGCCCCTGTCGGTGTTTAAGCGGACCCTCTCCGTGCCTCCCCGGAGCCCCGCTCCTGCTGCGCGGCGGCTGCTCTCCGGGGGCAGGCGAGGGAAGAGGGGCGCCCAGGAAGGGTGGTGGGCAGTCCGGCCCAGTGCGCTGAAGACACCGGGCTCCTACCGACACCCAGCGTCTCTGTGTTTCTCCTGTCAGGAGTCCATGACCGACACCCTGCGGACCTGCTACGTGTACCTGAACCAGACCAGCCGCAGCTTCGCCGCTGTGATCCAGGCCCTGGACGGGGAACTGCG CCATGCAGTGTGCATCTTCTACCTGGTGCTGCGTGCTCTTGACACTGTGGAGGATGACATGACCATCCCACTGGCCAGGAAGGTGCCTCTTCTACAGGGCTTCCATAGCTTCCTGTATCAGGAGGACTGGTGCTTCACTGAGAGCCATGAGAAGGACCGGCAGGTCCTGGAGGACTTCCCCACG ATCTCCCTGGAGTTCAGGAACCTGGGTCAGGAGTATCGGGACGTGATCTCGGACATCTGCCAGCGGATGGGCCTGGGCATGGCAGAGTTCTTGGAGAAGAAAGTGGGCTCCATGGCAGAGTGGGACAAG TACTGTCATTATGTGGCCGGCCTGGTGGGTATTGGCCTGTCGCGCCTGTTCTCTGCCTCCCAGCTGGAGGACCCTGAGGTGGGTGCTGCCACAGAGCTGGCCAACTCCATGGGCCTCTTCCTGCAGAAGACCAACATCATCCGCGACTACCTGGAGGACCAGAAGGAGGGCCGCACGTTCTGGCCACAGGAG GCGTGGAGTCAGTTTGCGGCACGGCTGGAGGACCTGGCAGAGCCGCGCTTTCTGGACTCGGCGCTCAGCTGCCTAAACCTGCTGGTGACCGATGCCCTGCGGCATGTCCCTGATGTCATCAGCTACCTCTCCCGTCTGCGCAACCAGAGTGTCTTCAACTTTTGTGCCATCCCCCAG GTGATGGCCATCGCTACCCTGTCTGCCTGCTACAACAACCCACAGGTGTTCCAGGGCGTGGTGAAGATTCGCAAGGGTCAGGCTGTCACCCTGATGATGCAGGCCACCAGCATGGGTGCTGTCCAAACTATCATCTCTCAGTACAGCCAGGAG ATCCAACAGAAGGTGTCCCCTGTGGACCCCTCAAGGGAGAAGACTCTACAGATCTTGGAGTCGATCCGTGAGAAAAGTGTGTGTCGGGAGCCGCTACCCTGCAGGGTCGTCCACCTCTCCCCCGTCTGCCTCTCCGCCGCCATGCTGCTGGCAGCCCTGAGCTGGCAGTACCTGAGCGCCTCCGCAGGGCCGAGCGCCGGGGCCAGCGACGTGCAGGGACACTGA
- the fdft1 gene encoding squalene synthase isoform X2 produces the protein MDILKSLGHPEEIYNLFKFKMGGCRTVMPKLDYESMTDTLRTCYVYLNQTSRSFAAVIQALDGELRHAVCIFYLVLRALDTVEDDMTIPLARKVPLLQGFHSFLYQEDWCFTESHEKDRQVLEDFPTISLEFRNLGQEYRDVISDICQRMGLGMAEFLEKKVGSMAEWDKYCHYVAGLVGIGLSRLFSASQLEDPEVGAATELANSMGLFLQKTNIIRDYLEDQKEGRTFWPQEAWSQFAARLEDLAEPRFLDSALSCLNLLVTDALRHVPDVISYLSRLRNQSVFNFCAIPQVMAIATLSACYNNPQVFQGVVKIRKGQAVTLMMQATSMGAVQTIISQYSQEIQQKVSPVDPSREKTLQILESIREKSVCREPLPCRVVHLSPVCLSAAMLLAALSWQYLSASAGPSAGASDVQGH, from the exons ATGGACATACTAAAATCACTCGGCCATCCCGAAGAGATTTACAACCTCTTCAAATTTAAGATGGGCGGCTGCCGGACTGTCATGCCTAAACTGGACTAT GAGTCCATGACCGACACCCTGCGGACCTGCTACGTGTACCTGAACCAGACCAGCCGCAGCTTCGCCGCTGTGATCCAGGCCCTGGACGGGGAACTGCG CCATGCAGTGTGCATCTTCTACCTGGTGCTGCGTGCTCTTGACACTGTGGAGGATGACATGACCATCCCACTGGCCAGGAAGGTGCCTCTTCTACAGGGCTTCCATAGCTTCCTGTATCAGGAGGACTGGTGCTTCACTGAGAGCCATGAGAAGGACCGGCAGGTCCTGGAGGACTTCCCCACG ATCTCCCTGGAGTTCAGGAACCTGGGTCAGGAGTATCGGGACGTGATCTCGGACATCTGCCAGCGGATGGGCCTGGGCATGGCAGAGTTCTTGGAGAAGAAAGTGGGCTCCATGGCAGAGTGGGACAAG TACTGTCATTATGTGGCCGGCCTGGTGGGTATTGGCCTGTCGCGCCTGTTCTCTGCCTCCCAGCTGGAGGACCCTGAGGTGGGTGCTGCCACAGAGCTGGCCAACTCCATGGGCCTCTTCCTGCAGAAGACCAACATCATCCGCGACTACCTGGAGGACCAGAAGGAGGGCCGCACGTTCTGGCCACAGGAG GCGTGGAGTCAGTTTGCGGCACGGCTGGAGGACCTGGCAGAGCCGCGCTTTCTGGACTCGGCGCTCAGCTGCCTAAACCTGCTGGTGACCGATGCCCTGCGGCATGTCCCTGATGTCATCAGCTACCTCTCCCGTCTGCGCAACCAGAGTGTCTTCAACTTTTGTGCCATCCCCCAG GTGATGGCCATCGCTACCCTGTCTGCCTGCTACAACAACCCACAGGTGTTCCAGGGCGTGGTGAAGATTCGCAAGGGTCAGGCTGTCACCCTGATGATGCAGGCCACCAGCATGGGTGCTGTCCAAACTATCATCTCTCAGTACAGCCAGGAG ATCCAACAGAAGGTGTCCCCTGTGGACCCCTCAAGGGAGAAGACTCTACAGATCTTGGAGTCGATCCGTGAGAAAAGTGTGTGTCGGGAGCCGCTACCCTGCAGGGTCGTCCACCTCTCCCCCGTCTGCCTCTCCGCCGCCATGCTGCTGGCAGCCCTGAGCTGGCAGTACCTGAGCGCCTCCGCAGGGCCGAGCGCCGGGGCCAGCGACGTGCAGGGACACTGA